A window from Gorilla gorilla gorilla isolate KB3781 chromosome 21, NHGRI_mGorGor1-v2.1_pri, whole genome shotgun sequence encodes these proteins:
- the LOC101152403 gene encoding putative ribosomal protein eS10-like, with translation MPKKNRIAIYELLFKEGVMVAKKDVHMPKHPELADKNVPNLHIMKAMQSLKSRGCVKERFAWRHFYCYLTNEGSQYLRDYLHLPPEIVPATLHLPPEIVPATLHRSHPETGMPRPKGLEGKRPARLTRREADRDTYRQCSVPPGADKKAEAGAGSATEFQFRGGCGRGRGQPPQ, from the coding sequence ATGCCTAAGAAGAACCGGATTGCCATTTATGAACTCCTTTTTAAGGAGGGAGTCATGGTGGCCAAGAAGGATGTCCACATGCCTAAGCACCCGGAGCTGGCAGACAAGAATGTGCCCAACCTTCATATCATGAAGGCCATGCAGTCTCTCAAGTCCCGAGGCTGCGTGAAGGAACGGTTTGCCTGGAGACATTTCTACTGTTACCTTACCAATGAGGGTAGCCAGTATCTCCGTGATTACCTTCATCTGCCCCCAGAGATTGTTCCTGCCACCCTACATCTGCCCCCCGAGATTGTTCCTGCCACCCTACACCGCAGCCATCCAGAGACTGGCATGCCTCGGCCTAAAGGTCTGGAGGGTAAGCGACCTGCAAGACTCACAAGACGGGAAGCCGACAGAGATACCTACAGACAGTGTTCTGTGCCCCCTGGTGCTGACAAGAAAGCCGAGGCTGGGGCTGGGTCAGCAACCGAATTCCAGTTTAGAGGCGGATGTGGTCGTGGACGTGGTCAGCCACCTCAATAA
- the FAM110A gene encoding protein FAM110A isoform X1, translating into MGALACQSHGDSARQVCGGRVSAPGRTSLGGPGAGRTQFLSQANCQRPGLGFWPLPGFPYPFRIIPGPAGSLARGRRKLRKLRLPEPQVGRAGGAQAGGAGAASSCRCPAAYFLPGSVAPHFSGLLRLKPSGYAAAMPVDTLSPGAPSAPALPCRLRTKVPGYLLRRPADGGVRKPSAVERLEADKAKYVKSLHVANTRQEPVQPLLSKQPLFSPETRRTVLTPSRRALPGPCRRPQLDLDILSSLINLCDSPVSPAEASRTPGRAEGAGRPPPATPPRPPPSTSAVRRVDVRPLPASPARPCPSPGPAAASSPARPPGLQRSKSDLSERFSRAAADLERFFNFCGLDPEEARGLGVAHLARASSDIVSLAGPSAGPGSSEGGCSRRSSVTVEERARERVPYGVSVVERNARVIKWLYGLRQARESPAAEG; encoded by the exons ATGGGTGCGCTTGCCTGCCAGAGCCACGGGGACTCCGCGCGCCAGGTGTGCGGTGGGCGGGTCTCGGCTCCCGGAAGAACTTCCCTGGGTGGTCCTGGAGCGGGTCGGACCCAGTTCCTGAGCCAGGCCAACTGCCAGCGGCCGGGGCTCGGGTTCTGGCCCCTGCCTGGCTTTCCTTACCCTTTTCGGATAATACCTGGACCAGCGGGTTCACTTGCCCGCGGCCGCCGGAAGTTGCGCAAACTCAGGTTGCCGGAGCCCCAGGTGGGCCGGGCCGGAGGAGCGCAGGCCGGCGGCGCGGGCGCAGCCAG CAGTTGCCGGTGTCCAGCTGCCTACTTTCTGCCCGGATCTGTGGCTCCTCATTTCTCCGGTCTCCTCAGACTAAAGCCCTCGGGATATGCAGCAGCCATGCCTGTGGACACGCTGAGCCCTGGAGCCCCGTCCGCCCCCGCCCTACCTTGCCGCCTGCGGACCAAGGTCCCTGGCTACCTGCTACGGAGGCCGGCAGATGGTGGAGTCCGGAAACCGAGCGCCGTGGAGCGCCTGGAGGCCGACAAGGCCAAGTACGTCAAGAGCCTGCATGTGGCCAACACCCGCCAGGAGCCTGTGCAGCCCCTGCTGTCCAAACAGCCACTCTTTAGCCCTGAGACTCGCCGCACAGTGCTCACGCCCAGCCGCCGAGCCCTGCCTGGCCCCTGCCGACGGCCCCAGCTGGACCTGGACATCCTCAGCAGCCTCATCAACTTGTGTGATAGTCCCGTGTCCCCTGCCGAGGCCAGCCGCACTCCTGGACGGGCAGAGGGAGCTGGCCGTCCTCCCCCAGCCACCCCTCCACGACCGCCGCCCAGTACCTCTGCGGTCCGCCGAGTGGACGTCCGCCCCCTGCCTGCCTCGCCTGCCCGGCCCTGCCCATCACCCGGCCCTGCCGCCGCCTCCAGCCCAGCCCGGCCGCCGGGTTTGCAACGCTCTAAGTCGGACTTGAGCGAGCGCTTTTCTAGGGCAGCCGCTGATCTTGAGCGCTTTTTTAACTTCTGCGGCCTGGACCCGGAGGAGGCGAGAGGGTTGGGTGTGGCCCACCTGGCACGGGCCAGCTCGGATATCGTGTCCCTGGCAGGGCCCAGTGCTGGGCCGGGCAGCTCTGAAGGGGGCTGCTCCCGCCGCAGCTCGGTTACTGTTGAGGAGCGGGCCCGGGAGCGCGTTCCCTATGGCGTGTCGGTGGTGGAGCGCAATGCCCGCGTGATCAAGTGGCTGTATGGGTTAAGGCAGGCTCGGGAGAGCCCAGCAGCTGAAGGCTAG
- the FAM110A gene encoding protein FAM110A isoform X2 — MGALACQSHGDSARQVCGGRVSAPGRTSLGGPGAGRTQFLSQANCQRPGLGFWPLPGFPYPFRIIPGPAGSLARGRRKLRKLRLPEPQVGRAGGAQAGGAGAASCRCPAAYFLPGSVAPHFSGLLRLKPSGYAAAMPVDTLSPGAPSAPALPCRLRTKVPGYLLRRPADGGVRKPSAVERLEADKAKYVKSLHVANTRQEPVQPLLSKQPLFSPETRRTVLTPSRRALPGPCRRPQLDLDILSSLINLCDSPVSPAEASRTPGRAEGAGRPPPATPPRPPPSTSAVRRVDVRPLPASPARPCPSPGPAAASSPARPPGLQRSKSDLSERFSRAAADLERFFNFCGLDPEEARGLGVAHLARASSDIVSLAGPSAGPGSSEGGCSRRSSVTVEERARERVPYGVSVVERNARVIKWLYGLRQARESPAAEG, encoded by the exons ATGGGTGCGCTTGCCTGCCAGAGCCACGGGGACTCCGCGCGCCAGGTGTGCGGTGGGCGGGTCTCGGCTCCCGGAAGAACTTCCCTGGGTGGTCCTGGAGCGGGTCGGACCCAGTTCCTGAGCCAGGCCAACTGCCAGCGGCCGGGGCTCGGGTTCTGGCCCCTGCCTGGCTTTCCTTACCCTTTTCGGATAATACCTGGACCAGCGGGTTCACTTGCCCGCGGCCGCCGGAAGTTGCGCAAACTCAGGTTGCCGGAGCCCCAGGTGGGCCGGGCCGGAGGAGCGCAGGCCGGCGGCGCGGGCGCAGCCAG TTGCCGGTGTCCAGCTGCCTACTTTCTGCCCGGATCTGTGGCTCCTCATTTCTCCGGTCTCCTCAGACTAAAGCCCTCGGGATATGCAGCAGCCATGCCTGTGGACACGCTGAGCCCTGGAGCCCCGTCCGCCCCCGCCCTACCTTGCCGCCTGCGGACCAAGGTCCCTGGCTACCTGCTACGGAGGCCGGCAGATGGTGGAGTCCGGAAACCGAGCGCCGTGGAGCGCCTGGAGGCCGACAAGGCCAAGTACGTCAAGAGCCTGCATGTGGCCAACACCCGCCAGGAGCCTGTGCAGCCCCTGCTGTCCAAACAGCCACTCTTTAGCCCTGAGACTCGCCGCACAGTGCTCACGCCCAGCCGCCGAGCCCTGCCTGGCCCCTGCCGACGGCCCCAGCTGGACCTGGACATCCTCAGCAGCCTCATCAACTTGTGTGATAGTCCCGTGTCCCCTGCCGAGGCCAGCCGCACTCCTGGACGGGCAGAGGGAGCTGGCCGTCCTCCCCCAGCCACCCCTCCACGACCGCCGCCCAGTACCTCTGCGGTCCGCCGAGTGGACGTCCGCCCCCTGCCTGCCTCGCCTGCCCGGCCCTGCCCATCACCCGGCCCTGCCGCCGCCTCCAGCCCAGCCCGGCCGCCGGGTTTGCAACGCTCTAAGTCGGACTTGAGCGAGCGCTTTTCTAGGGCAGCCGCTGATCTTGAGCGCTTTTTTAACTTCTGCGGCCTGGACCCGGAGGAGGCGAGAGGGTTGGGTGTGGCCCACCTGGCACGGGCCAGCTCGGATATCGTGTCCCTGGCAGGGCCCAGTGCTGGGCCGGGCAGCTCTGAAGGGGGCTGCTCCCGCCGCAGCTCGGTTACTGTTGAGGAGCGGGCCCGGGAGCGCGTTCCCTATGGCGTGTCGGTGGTGGAGCGCAATGCCCGCGTGATCAAGTGGCTGTATGGGTTAAGGCAGGCTCGGGAGAGCCCAGCAGCTGAAGGCTAG
- the FAM110A gene encoding protein FAM110A isoform X3, which translates to MPVDTLSPGAPSAPALPCRLRTKVPGYLLRRPADGGVRKPSAVERLEADKAKYVKSLHVANTRQEPVQPLLSKQPLFSPETRRTVLTPSRRALPGPCRRPQLDLDILSSLINLCDSPVSPAEASRTPGRAEGAGRPPPATPPRPPPSTSAVRRVDVRPLPASPARPCPSPGPAAASSPARPPGLQRSKSDLSERFSRAAADLERFFNFCGLDPEEARGLGVAHLARASSDIVSLAGPSAGPGSSEGGCSRRSSVTVEERARERVPYGVSVVERNARVIKWLYGLRQARESPAAEG; encoded by the coding sequence ATGCCTGTGGACACGCTGAGCCCTGGAGCCCCGTCCGCCCCCGCCCTACCTTGCCGCCTGCGGACCAAGGTCCCTGGCTACCTGCTACGGAGGCCGGCAGATGGTGGAGTCCGGAAACCGAGCGCCGTGGAGCGCCTGGAGGCCGACAAGGCCAAGTACGTCAAGAGCCTGCATGTGGCCAACACCCGCCAGGAGCCTGTGCAGCCCCTGCTGTCCAAACAGCCACTCTTTAGCCCTGAGACTCGCCGCACAGTGCTCACGCCCAGCCGCCGAGCCCTGCCTGGCCCCTGCCGACGGCCCCAGCTGGACCTGGACATCCTCAGCAGCCTCATCAACTTGTGTGATAGTCCCGTGTCCCCTGCCGAGGCCAGCCGCACTCCTGGACGGGCAGAGGGAGCTGGCCGTCCTCCCCCAGCCACCCCTCCACGACCGCCGCCCAGTACCTCTGCGGTCCGCCGAGTGGACGTCCGCCCCCTGCCTGCCTCGCCTGCCCGGCCCTGCCCATCACCCGGCCCTGCCGCCGCCTCCAGCCCAGCCCGGCCGCCGGGTTTGCAACGCTCTAAGTCGGACTTGAGCGAGCGCTTTTCTAGGGCAGCCGCTGATCTTGAGCGCTTTTTTAACTTCTGCGGCCTGGACCCGGAGGAGGCGAGAGGGTTGGGTGTGGCCCACCTGGCACGGGCCAGCTCGGATATCGTGTCCCTGGCAGGGCCCAGTGCTGGGCCGGGCAGCTCTGAAGGGGGCTGCTCCCGCCGCAGCTCGGTTACTGTTGAGGAGCGGGCCCGGGAGCGCGTTCCCTATGGCGTGTCGGTGGTGGAGCGCAATGCCCGCGTGATCAAGTGGCTGTATGGGTTAAGGCAGGCTCGGGAGAGCCCAGCAGCTGAAGGCTAG